The Pseudomonas eucalypticola genome has a window encoding:
- a CDS encoding LysR substrate-binding domain-containing protein yields MKVLLAVVDAESFAAGARVVGMSPPSVTRVIAGLEARLGTLLLARSTRSLRLTEAGRRYAQDCRRILLELEEAEELAAGGTLRARGNLTVTAPVMFGESFLMPLITEYLDRHPQVTVNAVLVDRLVNLVEEGVDVAVRIGTLPDSSLQAVQVGSIRPVVCAAPGFLARVGRLTQPEEVLALPVVMSSASDLLTAWHFQRQGQAVVLHPQPRLLVSSNQAAINAARLGWGLTRVLSYQAAQWVQKGELEVVLQAFQTPALPVNILYQADRQVLAKVRTFVDHCASRLLADSALHAAAQG; encoded by the coding sequence ATGAAAGTGCTGTTGGCGGTCGTGGACGCCGAGAGCTTTGCCGCGGGTGCCCGGGTGGTGGGGATGTCGCCGCCCAGTGTGACCCGCGTGATCGCGGGGCTGGAGGCGCGGTTGGGCACGCTGTTGCTGGCACGCAGTACCCGCAGCCTGCGGCTGACCGAGGCGGGACGGCGCTATGCGCAGGACTGCCGGCGCATCTTGCTGGAGCTGGAAGAGGCCGAGGAACTGGCCGCCGGTGGTACCTTGCGGGCCCGCGGCAACCTGACGGTCACGGCGCCGGTGATGTTCGGGGAGTCGTTTCTGATGCCGCTGATCACCGAGTACCTGGACCGCCACCCGCAGGTCACGGTGAACGCGGTGCTGGTGGATCGCCTGGTCAACCTGGTGGAGGAGGGCGTGGATGTGGCCGTACGCATCGGCACGTTGCCCGACAGCAGTCTGCAGGCGGTGCAAGTGGGCAGTATCCGCCCGGTGGTGTGCGCCGCCCCGGGCTTTCTGGCCCGCGTCGGCCGGCTGACGCAGCCGGAGGAGGTGCTGGCGCTGCCGGTGGTGATGTCCTCGGCCAGCGACTTGCTCACCGCGTGGCATTTCCAGCGGCAGGGGCAGGCCGTGGTCCTGCACCCGCAGCCGCGCCTGCTGGTGAGCTCCAACCAGGCGGCCATCAATGCGGCGCGGCTGGGCTGGGGGTTGACGCGGGTACTGTCCTACCAGGCAGCGCAGTGGGTGCAGAAGGGCGAGCTTGAGGTGGTGCTCCAGGCATTCCAGACCCCGGCGCTTCCCGTGAACATCCTGTACCAGGCCGACCGGCAGGTGCTGGCCAAGGTGCGAACCTTCGTTGACCATTGCGCCAGCCGCCTGCTTGCCGACAGCGCGCTGCACGCCGCGGCGCAGGGCTGA
- a CDS encoding LysR substrate-binding domain-containing protein, with translation MGRYREMHTFVTVAQAGSLAAAARQLQQSPATVMRTIAALEARLRSRLLIRGPRGARLSEAGESFAQRCEHILAQTHVAECAAAGLHASPEGPLTIALPLLIDAQVFTPIAVAYLDAFPRVRLSIKACEGVPRLLKEGIDVALVVGALPDSSEFALALGKARPVLCAAPAYLAKWGRPVTLDELNAHRAVVVSSPSQDPPWRNSANRLLKPARVLTCTTQRGAIQAAMLGLGLIRCMSHEVHGELASGALEPILPGWAGEDVPVHLIYRHGRRAEARVRSFIDFVTPLLRRHPAFH, from the coding sequence ATGGGGCGTTATCGCGAGATGCACACTTTCGTCACCGTGGCCCAGGCCGGCAGCCTGGCGGCAGCGGCCCGTCAGTTGCAGCAGTCGCCGGCCACGGTCATGCGCACGATCGCTGCGCTGGAAGCGCGCCTGCGCAGCAGGCTGCTGATACGCGGGCCGCGCGGCGCGCGCTTGAGCGAGGCAGGCGAGAGCTTCGCGCAACGCTGCGAGCACATCTTGGCGCAGACCCATGTGGCCGAGTGTGCCGCTGCCGGCCTGCACGCCAGCCCCGAAGGGCCATTGACGATCGCCTTGCCGCTGCTGATCGATGCTCAGGTGTTCACCCCCATCGCGGTTGCCTACCTCGATGCGTTTCCCCGGGTGCGCTTGTCGATCAAGGCCTGCGAAGGCGTGCCCAGGTTGCTCAAGGAAGGCATCGATGTGGCTCTCGTGGTCGGTGCGTTACCCGATTCGTCCGAGTTTGCCTTGGCGTTGGGCAAGGCCCGGCCGGTCCTGTGCGCTGCGCCGGCCTATCTGGCGAAGTGGGGACGGCCTGTCACCCTGGACGAACTCAACGCCCATCGGGCGGTAGTCGTCTCGTCGCCCAGCCAGGACCCACCCTGGCGCAACAGCGCCAACCGTCTGCTGAAACCGGCCAGGGTGCTGACGTGCACCACCCAGCGCGGCGCCATCCAAGCGGCGATGCTCGGGCTGGGGCTGATTCGCTGCATGAGCCACGAGGTACATGGGGAACTGGCCAGTGGCGCGCTTGAACCGATACTGCCTGGCTGGGCCGGGGAGGACGTGCCGGTGCATTTGATCTACCGCCATGGCCGTCGCGCCGAAGCGCGAGTGCGCTCCTTCATCGACTTCGTCACGCCCTTGTTACGTCGTCATCCTGCCTTTCACTAG
- a CDS encoding glutathione S-transferase family protein, translated as MPHAIKLYHHPLSGHSHRVQLLLSLLGLPTELIKIDLAKGEHKTPAFLALNAFGQVPVLDDQGTVLSDSNAMLVYLAKTYGTASWKPQDPLAEARVQRWLSVAAGQLAYGPAAARLVTVFGAAFNADEVITRAHALLKVMDRELAGSAYLAGPEPTIADVANYSYIAHAPEGNVSLHDYPHVRAWLQRIEALPGFVPMVRTAVGLQAH; from the coding sequence ATGCCACATGCCATCAAGCTGTACCATCATCCCCTGTCCGGCCACTCCCACCGCGTCCAGTTGCTGCTGTCATTGCTCGGGTTGCCCACGGAGCTGATCAAGATCGACCTGGCCAAAGGCGAGCACAAGACACCTGCGTTCCTGGCCCTCAACGCCTTCGGCCAGGTGCCGGTACTCGATGACCAGGGCACCGTGCTCAGCGACTCCAACGCCATGCTGGTGTACTTGGCCAAGACCTACGGCACGGCCAGCTGGAAACCCCAGGACCCGCTGGCCGAAGCGCGGGTACAGCGCTGGTTGTCAGTGGCTGCCGGCCAACTGGCCTACGGGCCGGCCGCGGCACGTCTGGTCACGGTGTTCGGTGCGGCGTTCAATGCCGATGAGGTGATTACCCGGGCCCATGCATTGCTCAAGGTGATGGACCGTGAACTGGCGGGCAGCGCGTACCTGGCCGGGCCCGAACCGACCATCGCGGATGTGGCCAACTACAGTTATATCGCCCACGCGCCGGAAGGGAATGTGTCGCTGCATGACTACCCCCACGTTCGCGCCTGGCTGCAGCGTATCGAGGCGCTGCCCGGCTTCGTGCCCATGGTCCGCACCGCCGTGGGCCTGCAAGCCCACTAA
- a CDS encoding pyridoxamine 5'-phosphate oxidase family protein, producing MDHLSKSPWHAGEKMLQQRFLASERMDEIGPRVIRDYMPDQHREFYHQLPFMLVGAVDANDRPWATVLEGPEGFVTSPDAQHLRLAVVPDPQDPATGGLHPGAAIGLLGIELHTRRRNRINGVIGQATAAGLEVAVEQSYGNCPKYIQERAYTRLPAPDHDNPPRQDFTALDDHARAVIAAADTFFIASYVDDDAQHRSVDVSHRGGRAGFIDVQGNRLTIPDYAGNLFFNTLGNLHANPVAGLLFIDFTRGDLLQLTGRTELLLDSPLIKTFEGAERLWTFEVLQGVLRPGALKLRWRFQDYAPTSLATGTWAEASERLRQVEQRRQWQQWRVTRVQQETSDIRSFYLQAPDAAAVAFVPGQHLPMRLGAAGAPAWVRTYSLSSAPADGQLRISVKRQGPASHYLHDRVQAGDLLDVRLPVGGFTLLEGTQRPVVLLGAGVGITPMMSMVRHLVAQSRGQGTERAVHLFQSARTLAELPFQAELAQLQQTLGAQLHIYRALSSPGTDAVMVRDYQIAGRLTFTEVKARLPLDDYDFYLCGPAGFLQDLYDGLRGINVPDARIHAEAFGPSALRRTQSVEPPAVAQPPAASVPTAVYFNASATEARWTPGDGSLLELAERRGLSPEFSCRGGSCGTCSTRLISGSVHYPTPPAQLPPAGNVLICCAVPGQGEEGGRGLVLDL from the coding sequence ATGGACCACCTGTCAAAATCGCCCTGGCATGCCGGGGAGAAAATGCTTCAGCAACGGTTCCTCGCCTCAGAGCGCATGGACGAAATCGGGCCGCGGGTGATCCGTGACTACATGCCTGACCAGCACCGCGAGTTCTACCACCAATTGCCGTTCATGCTGGTGGGGGCGGTGGACGCCAATGATCGTCCCTGGGCCACGGTGCTGGAAGGGCCGGAGGGCTTCGTCACGTCACCTGACGCTCAGCACCTGCGCCTGGCCGTTGTCCCCGATCCACAAGACCCGGCTACAGGCGGATTGCACCCAGGAGCGGCCATAGGCCTGCTCGGTATCGAGCTGCACACCCGGCGGCGCAATCGCATCAATGGTGTCATCGGCCAAGCCACTGCGGCGGGTCTGGAGGTAGCGGTCGAGCAGTCCTACGGCAACTGCCCCAAATACATTCAGGAACGCGCATACACGCGCCTGCCAGCACCGGACCACGACAATCCCCCACGGCAGGACTTTACTGCACTGGATGACCACGCGCGGGCCGTGATCGCTGCCGCCGACACCTTTTTCATCGCCAGCTACGTGGATGATGACGCCCAGCATCGCTCGGTGGATGTGTCCCATCGCGGCGGCCGTGCGGGGTTTATCGACGTGCAGGGCAACCGCCTGACTATCCCTGACTACGCCGGCAACCTGTTCTTCAACACGTTGGGCAACCTGCACGCTAACCCGGTGGCCGGGTTGCTGTTCATCGACTTCACCCGTGGCGATTTGTTGCAACTGACCGGGCGCACCGAGTTGCTGCTCGACAGCCCCCTGATCAAGACATTCGAAGGCGCCGAGCGGCTCTGGACGTTCGAGGTGCTGCAGGGGGTGCTGCGGCCAGGGGCGTTGAAACTGCGCTGGCGGTTTCAGGATTACGCGCCCACCAGCCTGGCCACCGGCACTTGGGCCGAAGCCAGCGAGCGCCTGCGCCAGGTCGAACAGCGCCGGCAGTGGCAGCAATGGCGGGTTACCCGGGTGCAGCAGGAAACCAGCGACATACGCTCGTTCTATCTGCAAGCGCCGGACGCCGCCGCGGTAGCGTTCGTCCCGGGCCAGCACCTGCCCATGCGCCTTGGCGCTGCGGGCGCGCCAGCCTGGGTCAGAACCTACAGCCTCTCCAGTGCCCCGGCCGATGGTCAGCTGCGTATCAGCGTCAAGCGCCAAGGGCCGGCGTCACACTATCTGCACGATCGGGTGCAGGCGGGCGATCTGCTCGATGTGCGCCTGCCGGTAGGGGGCTTCACGCTGCTGGAGGGTACGCAACGTCCCGTTGTCTTACTGGGCGCTGGGGTGGGTATCACGCCGATGATGTCCATGGTTCGCCACCTGGTGGCCCAGAGCCGGGGGCAAGGCACTGAGCGTGCCGTTCACCTGTTCCAAAGCGCGCGCACCCTGGCGGAATTGCCCTTCCAGGCGGAACTCGCCCAGTTGCAGCAAACACTCGGGGCGCAGTTGCACATCTACCGTGCCCTGAGCAGCCCCGGGACGGACGCCGTGATGGTGCGTGACTACCAGATCGCCGGGCGGTTGACCTTTACCGAGGTCAAGGCGCGGTTGCCGCTGGATGATTACGACTTTTACCTGTGTGGCCCGGCGGGGTTTCTCCAGGACCTCTACGATGGCCTGCGAGGTATCAACGTGCCCGACGCGCGTATCCATGCCGAAGCCTTCGGCCCCTCAGCCTTGCGACGTACGCAAAGCGTTGAGCCGCCTGCGGTAGCGCAACCACCCGCGGCCAGCGTGCCAACCGCGGTTTACTTCAATGCCTCGGCCACCGAGGCGCGCTGGACCCCCGGCGATGGCAGCTTGCTGGAACTGGCCGAACGCCGTGGCCTGAGCCCTGAGTTCAGTTGCCGGGGTGGCTCGTGCGGGACGTGCAGCACGCGCCTGATCAGCGGGAGCGTGCATTACCCGACCCCGCCGGCGCAGCTGCCGCCGGCGGGCAATGTGCTGATTTGCTGCGCGGTGCCGGGGCAGGGCGAGGAGGGAGGGCGGGGCCTGGTGCTGGATCTCTAG
- a CDS encoding TonB-dependent receptor, producing MPRPFPSRPTLLALCCCTSVMASAAEPIELDATAIDSDTIKSRPDTRPDAYAGGQVARGGQMGVLGNQDFMDVPFTLTSYTAQLIEDQQAEDIGDVLANDPSVRQSYGSGNQAQVFVIRGLPLNSDDISYNGLYGVLPRQIIGTEALDRVEVFKGPNAFINGVSPTGSGLGGSVNLQPKRATDTPIRRYTQDISSDGRIGEHLDLGQRFGEDNRFGARLNLMQREGETAIDDQDQRSKLVTLGLDYRGDDFRLSADVGYQKQHLTHLRNSVKLGTGLAGIPSAPDASKNYGQDWSWEDTEDTFGMVRGDWDLNDSWTAYLAAGAKHTRENGFYATPTLTDASTGAATISGSQIPHDEDNTTLMAGLNGHFATGPVSHQVSVGATELWAQQRSAFDFYRYGTASGATNLYNPGDLAKPTTSYFVGGDLSDPGVTGKTRTRSVALSDTLGFFDDSLLVTAGLRRQEMLVQGYAYKGGTSAAYDGSRNARYDEAITTPVYGIVYKPTSFVSLYANHIEGLAQGPTASGTGILNAGEMFPPGRTKQSEAGVKLDVGRVGASLAVFRIEKPTDGYVQGNYYVREGDQVNKGVELSVFGEPIDGLRLMAGGTRMSSHVSGTLNGANDGNHAIGVPTFTLNASADWDVPGVPGLALNARMLRTGGQYADAANTLSLPTWNRFDAGARYQLKVAQKDVTLRLNVENLTDKNYWASANGGYLTQGDPRLVKFSTSVDF from the coding sequence ATGCCGCGCCCATTCCCGTCTCGCCCTACCCTGCTGGCCCTGTGCTGTTGCACCAGTGTAATGGCCAGTGCCGCCGAACCCATCGAGCTTGATGCCACTGCCATCGACTCCGATACCATCAAGAGCCGTCCCGACACCCGCCCCGATGCGTATGCCGGCGGCCAGGTGGCGCGTGGCGGGCAGATGGGGGTGTTGGGCAACCAGGACTTCATGGATGTGCCATTCACCCTGACCAGCTACACCGCCCAATTGATCGAGGACCAGCAGGCCGAGGACATTGGCGATGTGTTGGCCAACGACCCGTCGGTGCGCCAGTCCTACGGCAGCGGTAACCAGGCACAGGTGTTCGTGATCCGCGGTTTGCCGCTCAACAGTGACGATATCTCCTACAACGGCCTGTACGGGGTGCTGCCGCGGCAAATCATCGGCACCGAAGCGCTGGACCGGGTGGAAGTGTTCAAGGGCCCCAACGCGTTCATCAACGGCGTCAGCCCCACCGGTTCCGGCCTGGGCGGCAGCGTCAACCTGCAGCCCAAGCGCGCCACCGATACACCCATTCGCCGGTACACCCAGGACATCAGCAGCGATGGCCGGATCGGCGAACACCTGGACCTTGGCCAGCGGTTTGGTGAGGACAATCGCTTCGGCGCGCGCCTGAACCTGATGCAGCGCGAAGGCGAAACGGCCATCGACGATCAGGACCAGCGCAGCAAGCTGGTCACCCTGGGCCTGGATTACCGCGGCGATGACTTCCGCCTGTCCGCGGACGTGGGCTACCAGAAGCAGCACCTGACCCACCTGCGCAACAGCGTCAAGCTGGGCACCGGGTTGGCCGGTATTCCGTCGGCCCCCGACGCCAGCAAGAACTACGGGCAGGACTGGTCGTGGGAAGACACTGAAGACACCTTCGGCATGGTGCGCGGTGACTGGGATCTGAACGACAGCTGGACCGCGTACCTGGCCGCCGGTGCCAAGCACACGCGCGAGAATGGCTTCTACGCCACCCCGACCCTGACCGACGCCAGCACCGGTGCGGCGACCATCAGCGGCTCGCAGATCCCCCACGACGAAGACAACACCACGCTCATGGCGGGGTTGAACGGGCACTTCGCCACCGGCCCCGTCAGCCATCAGGTGAGCGTAGGGGCCACCGAGCTGTGGGCGCAGCAACGCAGCGCGTTCGACTTCTACCGTTACGGCACGGCCAGCGGTGCGACCAACCTCTACAACCCCGGGGACCTGGCCAAGCCAACCACCAGCTACTTCGTCGGCGGCGACCTCAGCGATCCGGGCGTCACCGGCAAGACCCGCACCCGCAGCGTTGCCTTGTCCGACACGCTCGGGTTCTTTGACGACAGCCTGCTGGTGACCGCCGGCCTGCGCCGCCAGGAAATGCTTGTGCAGGGCTACGCCTACAAGGGCGGCACCAGCGCGGCCTACGATGGCAGCCGCAACGCGCGTTACGACGAGGCCATCACCACACCGGTCTACGGCATCGTCTACAAGCCCACCAGCTTCGTATCGCTGTACGCCAACCACATTGAAGGCCTGGCCCAGGGCCCGACCGCCTCTGGCACTGGCATCCTCAATGCGGGTGAGATGTTCCCACCGGGGCGCACCAAGCAGAGCGAAGCCGGCGTGAAGCTGGACGTTGGCAGGGTGGGGGCGAGCCTGGCGGTATTCCGGATCGAGAAGCCAACGGACGGCTATGTCCAAGGCAATTACTATGTGCGTGAAGGTGACCAGGTCAACAAAGGGGTCGAACTGAGCGTGTTCGGTGAACCGATCGACGGCTTGCGCCTGATGGCCGGGGGTACGCGCATGAGTTCGCACGTCAGCGGCACCCTCAACGGCGCCAACGACGGTAACCATGCCATCGGCGTACCGACCTTCACCCTCAATGCCAGCGCGGATTGGGATGTTCCAGGGGTGCCAGGCCTGGCGCTGAACGCGCGCATGCTGCGCACCGGCGGCCAGTATGCCGACGCCGCCAACACCCTGAGCCTGCCGACCTGGAACCGTTTCGATGCCGGCGCCCGCTACCAGCTGAAGGTGGCGCAGAAAGACGTGACCCTGCGCCTCAACGTCGAGAACCTCACCGACAAGAACTACTGGGCGTCGGCCAATGGCGGCTACCTGACCCAGGGGGATCCGCGGCTGGTGAAATTCTCGACCAGCGTCGATTTCTGA